In Oryza sativa Japonica Group chromosome 3, ASM3414082v1, one DNA window encodes the following:
- the LOC4333410 gene encoding UDP-glucose 6-dehydrogenase 2, whose protein sequence is MVKICCIGAGYVGGPTMAVIALKCPDVEVVVVDISAPRIEGWNSERLPIYEPGLDDVVRQCRGRNLFFSTDVERHVADAGIVFVSVNTPTKTRGLGAGKAADLTYWESAARIIADVSRSDKIVVEKSTVPVKTAEAIEKILAHNSKGGNIRYQILSNPEFLAEGTAIQDLFSPDRVLIGGRETPEGRAAVAALKSIYARWVPDDRIITTNLWSAELSKLAANAFLAQRISSVNAISALCEATGADVTEVANSIGKDSRIGPRFLSASVGFGGSCFQKDILNLVYICECYGLPEVANYWHQVIRINDYQKSRFVNRVVSSMFNTVAGKKVAVLGFAFKKDTGDTRETPAIDVCKGLVGDKAVVSIYDPQVTEEQVQRDLVMNKFDWDHPRHLQPMSPSSAKHVAVSWDAYEAARGAHAVCILTEWDEFRRLDYQRMYDAMHKPAFLFDGRNVVDPDKLRRIGFVVYSIGKPLDHWLRDMPAVA, encoded by the coding sequence ATGGTGAAGATCTGCTGCATCGGGGCGGGGTACGTGGGCGGCCCGACGATGGCGGTGATCGCGCTCAAGTGCCCCgacgtggaggtggtggtggtggacatCTCGGCGCCGCGGATCGAGGGGTGGAACAGCGAGCGCCTCCCCATCTACGAGCCCGGCCTGGACGATGTCGTCAGGCAGTGCCGCGGCCGCAACCTCTTCTTCAGCACCGACGTCGAGCGCcacgtcgccgacgccggcatCGTCTTCGTCTCCGTCAACACCCCCACCAAGACCCGCGGCCTCGGCGCCGGGAAGGCCGCCGACCTCACCTACTGGGAGAGCGCCGCCCGCATCATCGCCGACGTCTCCCGCTCCGACAAGATCGTCGTCGAGAAGTCCACCGTCCCCGTCAAGACCGCCGAGGCCATCGAGAAGATCCTCGCCCACAACAGCAAGGGCGGCAACATCAGGTACCAGATCCTCTCCAACCCGGAGTTCCTCGCCGAGGGCACCGCCATCCAGGACCTCTTCTCCCCGGACCGCGTCCTCATCGGCGGCCGCGAGACGCCCgagggccgcgccgccgtcgccgccctcaaGTCCATCTACGCCCGCTGGGTCCCCGACGACCGCATCATCACCACCAACCTCTGGTCCGCCGAGCTGTCCAAGCTCGCCGCCAACGCCTTCCTGGCGCAGCGCATCTCCTCCGTCAACGCCATCTCCGCGCTGTGCGAGGCCACCGGCGCCGACGTCACGGAGGTGGCCAACTCCATCGGCAAAGACTCGCGGATCGGGCCGAGGTTCCTCTCCGCGAGCGTCGGCTTCGGCGGCTCCTGCTTCCAGAAGGACATCCTCAACCTGGTGTACATCTGCGAGTGCTACGGCTTGCCGGAGGTGGCCAACTACTGGCACCAGGTGATCCGGATCAACGACTACCAGAAGAGCCGCTTCGTGAACCGGGTGGTGTCCTCCATGTTCAACACGGTGGCCGGCAAGAAGGTGGCCGTGCTGGGCTTCGCGTTCAAGAAGGACACCGGCGACACGAGGGAGACGCCGGCGATCGACGTCTGCAAGGGGCTCGTCGGCGACAAGGCGGTGGTCAGCATCTACGACCCGCAGGTGACGGAGGAGCAGGTGCAGCGCGACCTAGTGATGAACAAGTTCGACTGGGACCACCCGCGCCACCTGCAGCCGATGAGCCCGTCGTCGGCGAAGCACGTCGCCGTGTCGTGGGACGCCtacgaggcggcgcgcggcgcgcacgCCGTCTGCATCCTCACCGAGTGGGACGAGTTCCGCCGGCTCGACTACCAGCGGATGTACGACGCCATGCACAAGCCGGCCTTCCTCTTCGACGGCCGCAACGTCGTCGACCCGGACAAGCTCCGCCGCATCGGCTTCGTCGTCTACTCCATCGGCAAGCCGCTCGACCACTGGCTCAGGGACATGCCCGCCGTCgcctga
- the LOC107280366 gene encoding zinc finger protein ZAT9-like yields MAPRRGIPLEEIGVGGMAQAEKQRWCKLCNKSFPSYCSLGGHMNLHSTRRRKKKPPPSPRKAPPITGASGSRYDFRERCRQRPVAPQSQPDHASSDDEPWTLAPKAECQLCFKAFHSCDALSMHMKAHGHHGRKMVMVEQRASRKTSSANFCGVDDGDHGFAAVSYAHCKRARSKRIRMDVFPAPVVVVTHGTQVEDAACILVMLSKDAYKGSDSLDEDPQMDGSLECGPQKTEMEPSSYRLGVTGDTELIKPENSSSYEEIKFGSLSNVLKATAIHECRLCGKVLASGSALGGHMKSHSVPAHKKVATFPKTSVTPSRKQLLEVQNELHELNLPALSNRDCSSTRTESELNPWWVASSIQSERMMGVV; encoded by the exons atggCTCCCCGTCGAGGCATCCCACTCGAGGAGATTGGAGTTGGAG GCATGGCACAAGCAGAAAAGCAGCGCTGGTGCAAGCTCTGCAACAAGAGCTTCCCTTCATATTGTTCACTTGGAGGCCACATGAACCTCCACAGCACCAGGCGCAGGAAGaagaagccgccgccgagcccgaGAAAGGCTCCACCGATCACTGGTGCCTCCGGCAGCAGGTACGATTTCCGGGAGCGGTGCCGCCAGAGGCCGGTGGCGCCGCAGAGCCAGCCGGATCACGCCTCCAGCGACGACGAGCCATGGACGCTGGCCCCCAAGGCCGAATGCCAGCTGTGCTTCAAGGCTTTCCACTCCTGCGACGCGCTGTCGATGCACATGAAGGCGCATGGCCACCATGGGAGGAAGATGGTGATGGTGGAGCAGAGGGCATCGAGAAAGACTTCTTCTGCTAATTTCTGCGGTGTTGATGATGGTGACCATGGTTTTGCTGCTGTATCTTATGCTCACTGTAAGAGAGCGAGGTCGAAGAGGATCCGCATGGACGTTTTCCCTGCCCCGGTAGTGGTGGTGACACATGGGACACAGGTGGAGGATGCTGCCTGCATTCTTGTGATGCTTTCAAAAGATGCTTACAAGGGCTCAGATTCTCTGGATGAAGATCCTCAGATGGATGGAAGCTTGGAATGCGGTCCGCAGAAGACTGAGATGGAGCCGAGTTCTTATCGTCTTGGTGTAACTGGTGATACTGAGCTGATAAAGCCAGAAAATTCAAGTTCTTATGAGGAGATCAAGTTTGGCAGTCTTTCAAATGTGTTGAAGGCAACAGCTATCCATGAGTGCAGGCTCTGCGGCAAGGTCTTGGCATCTGGATCTGCATTGGGAGGCCACATGAAGTCCCACAGTGTTCCTGCTCATAAAAAGGTTGCAACATTTCCCAAAACTTCTGTGACTCCATCAAGAAAACAGCTGCTTGAAGTGCAAAATGAGTTGCATGAACTCAACCTTCCAGCTCTCAGTAACAGGGACTGCAGCAGTACAAGGACAGAGTCTGAACTGAACCCATGGTGGGTTGCAAGCAGCATTCAGAGTGAGCGAATGATGGGTGTTGTCTGA